In Topomyia yanbarensis strain Yona2022 chromosome 2, ASM3024719v1, whole genome shotgun sequence, one DNA window encodes the following:
- the LOC131685361 gene encoding platelet glycoprotein V-like, whose translation MASLRVLLLSVLLTQLGTTFTQQIYECDESSSSNGICVLKDVQLPSPDDINSIELPAEQSVVQFINGNIPDFGQPIYGQLEITTNLTITRSALKKLFVGSLLVHLNASWNSLTRLDRASNEDYSNLKVLVLSHNSFDRVPNVKDFVAIEWLDLSHNELDFINLDIFGRLQKLKLLDLTSNKIRSLDTEKGFRLPSLTEFRLADNQLLELDLTNWSLQNLAKLDVSSNLLLYMNGADLNGSLSKLTQLGLAGNQWNCRALAKLIESLQKSSISVTGASVPCPANYTTIQGVCCLDSYVSYVALQSQWDIRKLQREMRTMNETLVQKLAAVRGEQGSQIALLERKLSTQEKRMVRMKQHLLTMARMIEDLIEELYLREKEAESVYAQTKQHGGASVRIVF comes from the exons ATGGCGTCTTTACGAGTGCTGCTGCT ATCGGTTCTACTTACCCAGCTTGGAACGACATTCACTCAACAGATCTACGAGTGTGATGAATCATCATCTTCGAACGGCATTTGCGTTTTAAAAGATGTTCAACTTCCATCTCCGGATGATATCAACTCGATCGAGCTACCTGCCGAACAGTCGGTAGTTCAGTTCATCAACGGTAACATTCCCGACTTTGGACAACCGATCTACGGACAGCTGGAAATCACAACCAACCTCACGATCACCAGATCGGCACTGAAGAAGCTCTTTGTCGGTTCACTGCTAGTGCACCTCAATGCCAGTTGGAACTCGTTAACTCGACTGGATCGCGCTTCCAACGAAGACTACAGCAATCTGAAGGTGCTCGTCCTATCGCACAACTCGTTCGACCGTGTTCCAAACGTCAAAGACTTTGTCGCTATCGAATGGCTTGATTTGTCGCATAATGAGCTAGATTTCATAAATCTGGATATTTTCGGCCGCTTGCAGAAGCTGAAGCTGTTGGACTTAACATCCAATAAGATCCGTTCCCTGGATACGGAGAAAGGATTCCGACTACCGAGCTTGACTGAATTCCGTCTAGCCGATAATCAACTGCTCGAACTGGACCTCACTAATTGGTCCCTACAGAATTTGGCCAAACTGGACGTCAGCTCCAATCTACTTCTGTACATGAACGGAGCTGACCTGAACGGTTCCCTCTCGAAACTAACCCAACTCGGCTTAGCCGGAAACCAATGGAACTGTCGAGCTCTAGCTAAACTCATCGAATCCCTACAGAAAAGCTCAATATCCGTCACCGGAGCAAGTGTCCCCTGTCCCGCCAACTACACCACCATTCAGGGCGTCTGCTGTCTGGACAGTTACGTCAGTTACGTAGCACTACAATCCCAGTGGGACATCCGGAAGCTGCAGCGTGAGATGCGAACGATGAATGAAACATTGGTGCAAAAGTTGGCCGCGGTTCGGGGCGAGCAGGGTTCCCAGATTGCGTTGTTGGAGCGTAAGCTGTCCACCCAGGAGAAGAGGATGGTTCGGATGAAGCAGCACCTGCTGACGATGGCACGGATGATCGAGGATCTGATTGAGGAGTTGTACCTACGGGAGAAGGAAGCGGAAAGTGTGTACGCACAAACCAAACAGCACGGTGGCGCGTCGGTGCGGattgttttttaa